The Clostridia bacterium DNA window GGCCTCGGCAGCAGCCTTGCGGGTAGCAGCCAGGCCGGTAATGGAATCTCGGTCGTGAATGGCCAGGTAGTCGCTGGCAGCCCCGAATCCCCTCAGGTATACCGGCTTGTCGGTGAAATCTCGGGCTATTTTGGCATTGCACAGGAGCACTACTGCCGCCCCATCGGTAGTAGGGCTACAGTCCCAAATATTGAAAGGATAAGCCACAGGAGCACCCTTCATGGCCTGTTCCACAGTTATCTCTCGGCGAAACTGTGCCTTCGGGTTAGCCGCGGCGTGGCGGTGGTTTTTCACCGCCACCATCGCCAGATGTTCCCTTTTCAGGCCGTACTGGTGCATATACCTGGTGGCCATCAGGGCATATATGCCAGCAAAGGTGCACCCGGCCAACCGCTCGTACTCGGTGTCCCCAGATATTCCCAGCCAGTACCTGCCCTTGGTAGAAGAAACATCCCGCATCTTTTCCACGCCAGCGGCTAGCACTAAGTCATACTTACCCGAAGCCACCGCACAGGCGGCATTGAACAGCGCATACCCTCCAGAAGCGCAGGCGTTCTCAACTCTGACTGCGTTGACATGGGACAGACCCACATGCCCCATCAACAGTGGTGCCAGCTGCCCCAGCTGAAACCCGCCGCCTGCACTCAAACACCCTACGTAAGCTGCTTGAATCATCTTGGGATCCAGTCCCCGGTCAACGCTGGCCAGCATTTCCGAATATGCCTGGGCAAACAGTTCCTTTAAGCCTAGGGCGGGAAAGTCGCCATACGGAGTCTGCCCGGCACCTACGATAGCAACGCCTTCCACTCTACCTCCACCTTCTTTCGTCGCGTTAATAAGGTCTAGGCGGCAAGCCGCGCACTATCCAACTTGTCGTTATATAAGAGCCCTCGCTCCAAAACAGCCAACAGCCTCGGTTAACTCCTGACTCTCCTTAAACAATAATTGGCATAGCTTAGAAGGCTCACTTGCCTTTGAATTCAGCCCTGCGCTT harbors:
- a CDS encoding thiolase domain-containing protein encodes the protein MEGVAIVGAGQTPYGDFPALGLKELFAQAYSEMLASVDRGLDPKMIQAAYVGCLSAGGGFQLGQLAPLLMGHVGLSHVNAVRVENACASGGYALFNAACAVASGKYDLVLAAGVEKMRDVSSTKGRYWLGISGDTEYERLAGCTFAGIYALMATRYMHQYGLKREHLAMVAVKNHRHAAANPKAQFRREITVEQAMKGAPVAYPFNIWDCSPTTDGAAVVLLCNAKIARDFTDKPVYLRGFGAASDYLAIHDRDSITGLAATRKAAAEAYKQAGITPGEIDFAEVHDCFTIAEIMAYGDLGFAEEGKAHYLLEEGVTQLGGKLPVNASGGLKAKGHPIGATGCGMAYEIFKQLRGEAQDPSRQIKNPRFALSHNVGGSGGTAAVFIYQGGDR